From Nicotiana tabacum cultivar K326 chromosome 22, ASM71507v2, whole genome shotgun sequence, one genomic window encodes:
- the LOC142176260 gene encoding uncharacterized protein LOC142176260: MHDFIMAADSELWDVICDGPYVPPKVLEELPFSMPKTRKYTDADRKVVEKNFRAKKILVCGIGPDEYNIISACETAKEIWKALQTAHEGTTQVKQSKIDMLTTEYELYRMKDDKSIQYMHTRFTSS, translated from the coding sequence atgcatgattttatcatggctgcgGATTCTGAGTTATGGGATGTCATATGTGACGGCCCTTACGTCCCACCAAAGGTACTTGAAGAACTTCCATTCTCAATGCCAAAAACCAGAAAATACACCGACGCAGACAGGAAAGTtgtggagaagaattttcgtgccaAGAAGATTTTAGTATGTGGAATAGGACCTGATGAATACAATATAATCTCTGCTTGTGAAACTGCTAAGGAGATATGGAAAGCTTTGCAAACAGCTCATGAGGGAACCACTCAAGTAAAACAATCTAAGATTGATATGCTCACTACCGAGTATGAACTCTATAGGATGAAGGACGATAAATCTATTCAATatatgcacacaagattcacttCATCATAA